Proteins from a single region of Puntigrus tetrazona isolate hp1 chromosome 2, ASM1883169v1, whole genome shotgun sequence:
- the rc3h1b gene encoding roquin-1 isoform X3, whose protein sequence is MPVQAPQWTEFLLCPICTQTFEETVRRPISLGCGHTVCKMCLNKLHRKACPFDQTAINTDIEQLPVNSALLQLVGGQVPKQQPVALITCPEDTKHYDEARQCVEELALYLKPLSSARGVGLSNAAQSMLSRPMQRKLVTLVHCQLVEEEGRVRAMRAARSLGERTVTELILQHQNPQQLSSNLWAAVRARGCQFLGPAMQEEALKLVLLALEDGSALSRKVLVLFVVQRLEPRFPQASKTSIGHVVQLLYRASCFKVTKRDEDSSLMQLKEEFRTYEALRREHDSQIVQIAMEGGLRIAPDQWSSLLYGDQSHKSHMQSIIDKLQTPASFAQSVQELTIALQRTGDPANLNRLRPHLELLANIDPSPDAPPPTWEQLEKGLVAVKTVVHGLVDFIQNHSKKGADTQQPPQHSKYKTYMCRDMKQKGGCPRGASCTFAHSQEELEKYRKMNKRLAARVPCTPGLLPDEVVPLEPGRKASTLTNGGPLPQLIPRGTDPSSYDLLLKPKMDGTSLSAPGSPPDSLDKSSLALTPHPVPHPRAEHLPMPKQVPVMPRGAPQMYPQQQPELFYPEPARPPPSGSQYDAQYPTGNPYPYQPPQYVPPRYIRNPPPPGEPHYPEPYPGYGPDRQYPSHHSGPPFSAHTYAQPSHYSRRHGHYPAPPPPFAPTRDDLVRMSPVPLDVPPAAMPPPPAGPAGSLYHSQEPSSRDRYPPDGYYTAGPHPSQMRSHIGQDPYSRAQPSLDDLHRRRKELLVQLEERKVISPPPFAASPTLPTHPFPNDYPREYLEDGSKAFGSREPDYAGQYSPWSCDTIGSYIGSKDAKPKDVSSAVEMMNAEGKVLREPPLDTQRRSAEAKDDDPIIPFGPLPTVSPFGAISRTSKTGYQTTGPVQAIASSQASGSKHMTMTDYPYGNHSGWGGASYPQHQSINSQGHFSERLPVSGPDREQLKIELQQVNQQISQQTRGMEAASNSMLLQREACALASQPAAGVKWSSGGTVSSEQLSMELDHVELEIKKRTREIAMENQVAHEYKLKATENGQTDRKAQLEELSLALGEVSNGSSGMKPASSMGGSMLSLTNKTSSLTLCSADQAASSSDLQKNGVVHSCS, encoded by the exons ATGCCTGTACAAGCTCCACAATGGACAGAGTTTTTACTGTGCCCCATATGCACCCAGACGTTCGAGGAGACGGTGCGGCGGCCCATCAGTCTGGGTTGCGGCCACACCGTTTGCAAGATGTGCCTCAACAAGCTGCACCGCAAGGCCTGTCCCTTTGACCAGACGGCCATCAATACTGACATCGAGCAGCTGCCCGTCAACTCGGCCCTGCTACAGCTGGTCGGGGGTCAG GTGCCCAAACAGCAACCTGTGGCGCTCATTACGTGTCCAGAGGACACTAAGCATTACGATGAGGCACGGCAGTGCGTTGAGGAGCTGGCCCTCTACCTCAAACCCCTCAGCAGTGCACGAG GAGTGGGGTTGAGTAATGCTGCTCAGAGCATGCTGAGCCGCCCGATGCAGAGGAAGCTGGTGACTCTGGTGCACTGTCAGCTGGTTGAGGAGGAAGGACGGGTCAGGGCCATGCGGGCGGCCCGTTCTCTGGGTGAAAGAACTGTTACTGAGCTCATTTTGCAGCACCAAAATCCCCAGCAGCTCTCCTCCAACTTGTGGGCTGCTGTCAGAGCCAGAGGCTGCCAGTTCCTGGGACCCG CCATGCAGGAGGAGGCACTAAAGCTGGTTCTGTTGGCCTTGGAAGACGGATCTGCTCTTTCCAGGAAGGTTCTGGTcctttttgtggtccagagacTGGAACCAAGATTTCCTCAGGCCTCCAAAACCAGTATTGGACATGTAGTTCAGCTCCTCTACCGTGCCTCCTGCTTCAAG GTGACTAAGCGAGATGAGGATTCTTCGCTAATGCAGTTGAAAGAGGAGTTTCGCACATATGAGGCACTTCGGCGGGAACACGACTCTCAGATTGTTCAAATCGCAATGGAGGGAGGTCTCCGCATCGCCCCCGATCAGTGGTCTTCCCTGCTGTATGGAGATCAGTCTCATAAGTCCCACATGCAGTCCATCATTGACAAG CTGCAGACCCCGGCGTCATTTGCTCAGAGCGTGCAGGAGCTGACCATCGCACTGCAGAGGACGGGTGACCCTGCCAATCTCAACCGGCTGAGACCTCACCTCGAATTGCTTGCTAACATCGACCCCAGTCCAG ATGCTCCTCCTCCTACCTGGGAGCAGCTGGAGAAGGGGCTGGTGGCGGTAAAGACGGTGGTGCACGGCCTGGTGGACTTCATCCAGAACCACAGCAAGAAGGGTGCCGACACACAACAGCCACCACAGCACAGCAAATACAAGACGTACATGTGCAGAGACATGAAGCAGAAAGGAGGCTGTCCCAGAGGAGCCAGCTGCACCTTCGCCCATTCTcaggaggagctggagaa GTACCGTAAAATGAACAAGCGTCTTGCTGCAAGAGTGCCCTGCACCCCTGGCCTGCTGCCTGACGAGGTGGTCCCTCTGGAACCTGGGCGGAAGGCCTCTACGCTTACCAACGGGGGTCCTCTTCCCCAGCTCATCCCCAGAGGAACAGACCCCTCCTCGTATGACCTCCTACTCAAGCCCAAGATGGACGGCACTAGCCTCAGTGCTCCTGGGTCGCCACCCGACTC TTTGGATAAATCTAGCTTGGCCTTGACACCCCACCCTGTGCCTCACCCCAGGGCGGAGCACTTACCCATGCCCAAGCAGGTGCCAGTCATGCCCAGAGGTGCACCACAGATGTATCCACAACAGCAGCCCGAGCTCTTCTATCCAGAGCCAGCCCGACCTCCTCCCTCAGGATCTCAGTATGATGCTCAGTACCCAACAG GCAACCCCTACCCATACCAGCCCCCGCAGTATGTCCCTCCCCGTTATATTCGCAATCCGCCTCCTCCGGGCGAGCCACATTACCCAGAGCCCTACCCGGGATACGGCCCAGATCGCCAATATCCAAGCCATCACTCTGGTCCCCCTTTCTCAGCCCACACATATGCACAGCCTTCCCATTACAGTCGCAGACACGGACACTATCCCGCTCCCCCGCCTCCGTTTGCACCAACCAGAGACGACTTGGTCAGGATGAGCCCGGTTCCTTTGGACGTTCCCCCGGCTGCAATGCCGCCTCCTCCAGCAGGGCCTGCAGGTTCTCTGTACCACTCCCAGGAACCGTCATCTAGAGACAGATACCCACCGGACGGGTACTACACCGCTGGACCGCACCCCAGCCAAATGAGGTCCCACATAGGA CAGGACCCGTACAGCCGCGCACAACCCAGTCTAGATGACTTGCATCGCAGGCGCAAAGAGCTTCTTGTCCAGCTAGAGGAGAGAAAGGTCATCTCTCCTCCCCCCTTCGCTGCCTCCCCGACTCTCCCTACACACCCGTTCCCTAATGACTACCCTCGGGAG TATTTGGAGGATGGCTCTAAAGCCTTTGGAAGTCGGGAGCCGGACTACGCTGGGCAGTATTCCCCCTGGTCATGTGACACCATAGGATCATACATTGGCTCCAAGGATGCTAAACCAAAAGATGTCAGTAGTGCTGTGGAGATGATG AATGCAGAGGGTAAAGTTCTACGTGAACCTCCACTGGACACCCAGCGGCGCTCTGCAGAAGCCAAAGATGACGATCCCATCATTCCCTTTGGTCCTCTGCCCACTGTGTCTCCTTTTGGTGCCATTTCACGTACCTCTAAAACGGGTTACCAGACCACTGGGCCTGTACAGGCCATAGCATCCTCACAGGCCTCGGGCTCCAAACACATGACCATGACAG ACTATCCGTATGGAAACCACAGTGGATGGGGCGGTGCGTCGTACCCTCAGCACCAGAGCATCAACTCTCAGGGACACTTCAGCGAGCG TCTGCCCGTGTCTGGCCCTGACCGCGAGCAGCTCAAGATTGAGCTCCAGCAAGTCAACCAACAAATCAGTCAGCAGACCCGCGGCATGGAG GCTGCCAGTAACTCTATGCTCCTGCAGAGGGAGGCGTGTGCGCTGGCGTCTCAGCCCGCGGCTGGAGTGAAGTGGTCTTCAGGTGGCACTGTGTCCAGTGAGCAGCTCAGCATGGAGCTTGATCACGTAGAGCTGGAGATCAAGAAGAGAACCCGTGAAATTGCCATG GAGAATCAGGTGGCCCATGAATACAAGCTGAAGGCCACTGAGAATGGGCAGACTGACCGTAAAGCCCAGCTGGAGGAACTCTCTTTAGCACTGGG
- the rc3h1b gene encoding roquin-1 isoform X6, with amino-acid sequence MPVQAPQWTEFLLCPICTQTFEETVRRPISLGCGHTVCKMCLNKLHRKACPFDQTAINTDIEQLPVNSALLQLVGGQVPKQQPVALITCPEDTKHYDEARQCVEELALYLKPLSSARGVGLSNAAQSMLSRPMQRKLVTLVHCQLVEEEGRVRAMRAARSLGERTVTELILQHQNPQQLSSNLWAAVRARGCQFLGPAMQEEALKLVLLALEDGSALSRKVLVLFVVQRLEPRFPQASKTSIGHVVQLLYRASCFKVTKRDEDSSLMQLKEEFRTYEALRREHDSQIVQIAMEGGLRIAPDQWSSLLYGDQSHKSHMQSIIDKLQTPASFAQSVQELTIALQRTGDPANLNRLRPHLELLANIDPSPDAPPPTWEQLEKGLVAVKTVVHGLVDFIQNHSKKGADTQQPPQHSKYKTYMCRDMKQKGGCPRGASCTFAHSQEELEKYRKMNKRLAARVPCTPGLLPDEVVPLEPGRKASTLTNGGPLPQLIPRGTDPSSYDLLLKPKMDGTSLSAPGSPPDSLDKSSLALTPHPVPHPRAEHLPMPKQVPVMPRGAPQMYPQQQPELFYPEPARPPPSGSQYDAQYPTGNPYPYQPPQYVPPRYIRNPPPPGEPHYPEPYPGYGPDRQYPSHHSGPPFSAHTYAQPSHYSRRHGHYPAPPPPFAPTRDDLVRMSPVPLDVPPAAMPPPPAGPAGSLYHSQEPSSRDRYPPDGYYTAGPHPSQMRSHIGQDPYSRAQPSLDDLHRRRKELLVQLEERKVISPPPFAASPTLPTHPFPNDYPREYLEDGSKAFGSREPDYAGQYSPWSCDTIGSYIGSKDAKPKDVSSAVEMMNAEGKVLREPPLDTQRRSAEAKDDDPIIPFGPLPTVSPFGAISRTSKTGYQTTGPVQAIASSQASGSKHMTMTDYPYGNHSGWGGASYPQHQSINSQGHFSERLPVSGPDREQLKIELQQVNQQISQQTRGMEREACALASQPAAGVKWSSGGTVSSEQLSMELDHVELEIKKRTREIAMENQVAHEYKLKATENGQTDRKAQLEELSLALGEVSNGSSGMKPASSMGGSMLSLTNKTSSLTLCSADQAASSSDLQKNGVVHSCS; translated from the exons ATGCCTGTACAAGCTCCACAATGGACAGAGTTTTTACTGTGCCCCATATGCACCCAGACGTTCGAGGAGACGGTGCGGCGGCCCATCAGTCTGGGTTGCGGCCACACCGTTTGCAAGATGTGCCTCAACAAGCTGCACCGCAAGGCCTGTCCCTTTGACCAGACGGCCATCAATACTGACATCGAGCAGCTGCCCGTCAACTCGGCCCTGCTACAGCTGGTCGGGGGTCAG GTGCCCAAACAGCAACCTGTGGCGCTCATTACGTGTCCAGAGGACACTAAGCATTACGATGAGGCACGGCAGTGCGTTGAGGAGCTGGCCCTCTACCTCAAACCCCTCAGCAGTGCACGAG GAGTGGGGTTGAGTAATGCTGCTCAGAGCATGCTGAGCCGCCCGATGCAGAGGAAGCTGGTGACTCTGGTGCACTGTCAGCTGGTTGAGGAGGAAGGACGGGTCAGGGCCATGCGGGCGGCCCGTTCTCTGGGTGAAAGAACTGTTACTGAGCTCATTTTGCAGCACCAAAATCCCCAGCAGCTCTCCTCCAACTTGTGGGCTGCTGTCAGAGCCAGAGGCTGCCAGTTCCTGGGACCCG CCATGCAGGAGGAGGCACTAAAGCTGGTTCTGTTGGCCTTGGAAGACGGATCTGCTCTTTCCAGGAAGGTTCTGGTcctttttgtggtccagagacTGGAACCAAGATTTCCTCAGGCCTCCAAAACCAGTATTGGACATGTAGTTCAGCTCCTCTACCGTGCCTCCTGCTTCAAG GTGACTAAGCGAGATGAGGATTCTTCGCTAATGCAGTTGAAAGAGGAGTTTCGCACATATGAGGCACTTCGGCGGGAACACGACTCTCAGATTGTTCAAATCGCAATGGAGGGAGGTCTCCGCATCGCCCCCGATCAGTGGTCTTCCCTGCTGTATGGAGATCAGTCTCATAAGTCCCACATGCAGTCCATCATTGACAAG CTGCAGACCCCGGCGTCATTTGCTCAGAGCGTGCAGGAGCTGACCATCGCACTGCAGAGGACGGGTGACCCTGCCAATCTCAACCGGCTGAGACCTCACCTCGAATTGCTTGCTAACATCGACCCCAGTCCAG ATGCTCCTCCTCCTACCTGGGAGCAGCTGGAGAAGGGGCTGGTGGCGGTAAAGACGGTGGTGCACGGCCTGGTGGACTTCATCCAGAACCACAGCAAGAAGGGTGCCGACACACAACAGCCACCACAGCACAGCAAATACAAGACGTACATGTGCAGAGACATGAAGCAGAAAGGAGGCTGTCCCAGAGGAGCCAGCTGCACCTTCGCCCATTCTcaggaggagctggagaa GTACCGTAAAATGAACAAGCGTCTTGCTGCAAGAGTGCCCTGCACCCCTGGCCTGCTGCCTGACGAGGTGGTCCCTCTGGAACCTGGGCGGAAGGCCTCTACGCTTACCAACGGGGGTCCTCTTCCCCAGCTCATCCCCAGAGGAACAGACCCCTCCTCGTATGACCTCCTACTCAAGCCCAAGATGGACGGCACTAGCCTCAGTGCTCCTGGGTCGCCACCCGACTC TTTGGATAAATCTAGCTTGGCCTTGACACCCCACCCTGTGCCTCACCCCAGGGCGGAGCACTTACCCATGCCCAAGCAGGTGCCAGTCATGCCCAGAGGTGCACCACAGATGTATCCACAACAGCAGCCCGAGCTCTTCTATCCAGAGCCAGCCCGACCTCCTCCCTCAGGATCTCAGTATGATGCTCAGTACCCAACAG GCAACCCCTACCCATACCAGCCCCCGCAGTATGTCCCTCCCCGTTATATTCGCAATCCGCCTCCTCCGGGCGAGCCACATTACCCAGAGCCCTACCCGGGATACGGCCCAGATCGCCAATATCCAAGCCATCACTCTGGTCCCCCTTTCTCAGCCCACACATATGCACAGCCTTCCCATTACAGTCGCAGACACGGACACTATCCCGCTCCCCCGCCTCCGTTTGCACCAACCAGAGACGACTTGGTCAGGATGAGCCCGGTTCCTTTGGACGTTCCCCCGGCTGCAATGCCGCCTCCTCCAGCAGGGCCTGCAGGTTCTCTGTACCACTCCCAGGAACCGTCATCTAGAGACAGATACCCACCGGACGGGTACTACACCGCTGGACCGCACCCCAGCCAAATGAGGTCCCACATAGGA CAGGACCCGTACAGCCGCGCACAACCCAGTCTAGATGACTTGCATCGCAGGCGCAAAGAGCTTCTTGTCCAGCTAGAGGAGAGAAAGGTCATCTCTCCTCCCCCCTTCGCTGCCTCCCCGACTCTCCCTACACACCCGTTCCCTAATGACTACCCTCGGGAG TATTTGGAGGATGGCTCTAAAGCCTTTGGAAGTCGGGAGCCGGACTACGCTGGGCAGTATTCCCCCTGGTCATGTGACACCATAGGATCATACATTGGCTCCAAGGATGCTAAACCAAAAGATGTCAGTAGTGCTGTGGAGATGATG AATGCAGAGGGTAAAGTTCTACGTGAACCTCCACTGGACACCCAGCGGCGCTCTGCAGAAGCCAAAGATGACGATCCCATCATTCCCTTTGGTCCTCTGCCCACTGTGTCTCCTTTTGGTGCCATTTCACGTACCTCTAAAACGGGTTACCAGACCACTGGGCCTGTACAGGCCATAGCATCCTCACAGGCCTCGGGCTCCAAACACATGACCATGACAG ACTATCCGTATGGAAACCACAGTGGATGGGGCGGTGCGTCGTACCCTCAGCACCAGAGCATCAACTCTCAGGGACACTTCAGCGAGCG TCTGCCCGTGTCTGGCCCTGACCGCGAGCAGCTCAAGATTGAGCTCCAGCAAGTCAACCAACAAATCAGTCAGCAGACCCGCGGCATGGAG AGGGAGGCGTGTGCGCTGGCGTCTCAGCCCGCGGCTGGAGTGAAGTGGTCTTCAGGTGGCACTGTGTCCAGTGAGCAGCTCAGCATGGAGCTTGATCACGTAGAGCTGGAGATCAAGAAGAGAACCCGTGAAATTGCCATG GAGAATCAGGTGGCCCATGAATACAAGCTGAAGGCCACTGAGAATGGGCAGACTGACCGTAAAGCCCAGCTGGAGGAACTCTCTTTAGCACTGGG
- the rc3h1b gene encoding roquin-1 isoform X2 yields the protein MPVQAPQWTEFLLCPICTQTFEETVRRPISLGCGHTVCKMCLNKLHRKACPFDQTAINTDIEQLPVNSALLQLVGGQVPKQQPVALITCPEDTKHYDEARQCVEELALYLKPLSSARGVGLSNAAQSMLSRPMQRKLVTLVHCQLVEEEGRVRAMRAARSLGERTVTELILQHQNPQQLSSNLWAAVRARGCQFLGPAMQEEALKLVLLALEDGSALSRKVLVLFVVQRLEPRFPQASKTSIGHVVQLLYRASCFKVTKRDEDSSLMQLKEEFRTYEALRREHDSQIVQIAMEGGLRIAPDQWSSLLYGDQSHKSHMQSIIDKLQTPASFAQSVQELTIALQRTGDPANLNRLRPHLELLANIDPSPDAPPPTWEQLEKGLVAVKTVVHGLVDFIQNHSKKGADTQQPPQHSKYKTYMCRDMKQKGGCPRGASCTFAHSQEELEKYRKMNKRLAARVPCTPGLLPDEVVPLEPGRKASTLTNGGPLPQLIPRGTDPSSYDLLLKPKMDGTSLSAPGSPPDSLDKSSLALTPHPVPHPRAEHLPMPKQVPVMPRGAPQMYPQQQPELFYPEPARPPPSGSQYDAQYPTGNPYPYQPPQYVPPRYIRNPPPPGEPHYPEPYPGYGPDRQYPSHHSGPPFSAHTYAQPSHYSRRHGHYPAPPPPFAPTRDDLVRMSPVPLDVPPAAMPPPPAGPAGSLYHSQEPSSRDRYPPDGYYTAGPHPSQMRSHIGDPYSRAQPSLDDLHRRRKELLVQLEERKVISPPPFAASPTLPTHPFPNDYPREYLEDGSKAFGSREPDYAGQYSPWSCDTIGSYIGSKDAKPKDVSSAVEMMNAEGKVLREPPLDTQRRSAEAKDDDPIIPFGPLPTVSPFGAISRTSKTGYQTTGPVQAIASSQASGSKHMTMTADYPYGNHSGWGGASYPQHQSINSQGHFSERLPVSGPDREQLKIELQQVNQQISQQTRGMEAASNSMLLQREACALASQPAAGVKWSSGGTVSSEQLSMELDHVELEIKKRTREIAMENQVAHEYKLKATENGQTDRKAQLEELSLALGEVSNGSSGMKPASSMGGSMLSLTNKTSSLTLCSADQAASSSDLQKNGVVHSCS from the exons ATGCCTGTACAAGCTCCACAATGGACAGAGTTTTTACTGTGCCCCATATGCACCCAGACGTTCGAGGAGACGGTGCGGCGGCCCATCAGTCTGGGTTGCGGCCACACCGTTTGCAAGATGTGCCTCAACAAGCTGCACCGCAAGGCCTGTCCCTTTGACCAGACGGCCATCAATACTGACATCGAGCAGCTGCCCGTCAACTCGGCCCTGCTACAGCTGGTCGGGGGTCAG GTGCCCAAACAGCAACCTGTGGCGCTCATTACGTGTCCAGAGGACACTAAGCATTACGATGAGGCACGGCAGTGCGTTGAGGAGCTGGCCCTCTACCTCAAACCCCTCAGCAGTGCACGAG GAGTGGGGTTGAGTAATGCTGCTCAGAGCATGCTGAGCCGCCCGATGCAGAGGAAGCTGGTGACTCTGGTGCACTGTCAGCTGGTTGAGGAGGAAGGACGGGTCAGGGCCATGCGGGCGGCCCGTTCTCTGGGTGAAAGAACTGTTACTGAGCTCATTTTGCAGCACCAAAATCCCCAGCAGCTCTCCTCCAACTTGTGGGCTGCTGTCAGAGCCAGAGGCTGCCAGTTCCTGGGACCCG CCATGCAGGAGGAGGCACTAAAGCTGGTTCTGTTGGCCTTGGAAGACGGATCTGCTCTTTCCAGGAAGGTTCTGGTcctttttgtggtccagagacTGGAACCAAGATTTCCTCAGGCCTCCAAAACCAGTATTGGACATGTAGTTCAGCTCCTCTACCGTGCCTCCTGCTTCAAG GTGACTAAGCGAGATGAGGATTCTTCGCTAATGCAGTTGAAAGAGGAGTTTCGCACATATGAGGCACTTCGGCGGGAACACGACTCTCAGATTGTTCAAATCGCAATGGAGGGAGGTCTCCGCATCGCCCCCGATCAGTGGTCTTCCCTGCTGTATGGAGATCAGTCTCATAAGTCCCACATGCAGTCCATCATTGACAAG CTGCAGACCCCGGCGTCATTTGCTCAGAGCGTGCAGGAGCTGACCATCGCACTGCAGAGGACGGGTGACCCTGCCAATCTCAACCGGCTGAGACCTCACCTCGAATTGCTTGCTAACATCGACCCCAGTCCAG ATGCTCCTCCTCCTACCTGGGAGCAGCTGGAGAAGGGGCTGGTGGCGGTAAAGACGGTGGTGCACGGCCTGGTGGACTTCATCCAGAACCACAGCAAGAAGGGTGCCGACACACAACAGCCACCACAGCACAGCAAATACAAGACGTACATGTGCAGAGACATGAAGCAGAAAGGAGGCTGTCCCAGAGGAGCCAGCTGCACCTTCGCCCATTCTcaggaggagctggagaa GTACCGTAAAATGAACAAGCGTCTTGCTGCAAGAGTGCCCTGCACCCCTGGCCTGCTGCCTGACGAGGTGGTCCCTCTGGAACCTGGGCGGAAGGCCTCTACGCTTACCAACGGGGGTCCTCTTCCCCAGCTCATCCCCAGAGGAACAGACCCCTCCTCGTATGACCTCCTACTCAAGCCCAAGATGGACGGCACTAGCCTCAGTGCTCCTGGGTCGCCACCCGACTC TTTGGATAAATCTAGCTTGGCCTTGACACCCCACCCTGTGCCTCACCCCAGGGCGGAGCACTTACCCATGCCCAAGCAGGTGCCAGTCATGCCCAGAGGTGCACCACAGATGTATCCACAACAGCAGCCCGAGCTCTTCTATCCAGAGCCAGCCCGACCTCCTCCCTCAGGATCTCAGTATGATGCTCAGTACCCAACAG GCAACCCCTACCCATACCAGCCCCCGCAGTATGTCCCTCCCCGTTATATTCGCAATCCGCCTCCTCCGGGCGAGCCACATTACCCAGAGCCCTACCCGGGATACGGCCCAGATCGCCAATATCCAAGCCATCACTCTGGTCCCCCTTTCTCAGCCCACACATATGCACAGCCTTCCCATTACAGTCGCAGACACGGACACTATCCCGCTCCCCCGCCTCCGTTTGCACCAACCAGAGACGACTTGGTCAGGATGAGCCCGGTTCCTTTGGACGTTCCCCCGGCTGCAATGCCGCCTCCTCCAGCAGGGCCTGCAGGTTCTCTGTACCACTCCCAGGAACCGTCATCTAGAGACAGATACCCACCGGACGGGTACTACACCGCTGGACCGCACCCCAGCCAAATGAGGTCCCACATAGGA GACCCGTACAGCCGCGCACAACCCAGTCTAGATGACTTGCATCGCAGGCGCAAAGAGCTTCTTGTCCAGCTAGAGGAGAGAAAGGTCATCTCTCCTCCCCCCTTCGCTGCCTCCCCGACTCTCCCTACACACCCGTTCCCTAATGACTACCCTCGGGAG TATTTGGAGGATGGCTCTAAAGCCTTTGGAAGTCGGGAGCCGGACTACGCTGGGCAGTATTCCCCCTGGTCATGTGACACCATAGGATCATACATTGGCTCCAAGGATGCTAAACCAAAAGATGTCAGTAGTGCTGTGGAGATGATG AATGCAGAGGGTAAAGTTCTACGTGAACCTCCACTGGACACCCAGCGGCGCTCTGCAGAAGCCAAAGATGACGATCCCATCATTCCCTTTGGTCCTCTGCCCACTGTGTCTCCTTTTGGTGCCATTTCACGTACCTCTAAAACGGGTTACCAGACCACTGGGCCTGTACAGGCCATAGCATCCTCACAGGCCTCGGGCTCCAAACACATGACCATGACAG CAGACTATCCGTATGGAAACCACAGTGGATGGGGCGGTGCGTCGTACCCTCAGCACCAGAGCATCAACTCTCAGGGACACTTCAGCGAGCG TCTGCCCGTGTCTGGCCCTGACCGCGAGCAGCTCAAGATTGAGCTCCAGCAAGTCAACCAACAAATCAGTCAGCAGACCCGCGGCATGGAG GCTGCCAGTAACTCTATGCTCCTGCAGAGGGAGGCGTGTGCGCTGGCGTCTCAGCCCGCGGCTGGAGTGAAGTGGTCTTCAGGTGGCACTGTGTCCAGTGAGCAGCTCAGCATGGAGCTTGATCACGTAGAGCTGGAGATCAAGAAGAGAACCCGTGAAATTGCCATG GAGAATCAGGTGGCCCATGAATACAAGCTGAAGGCCACTGAGAATGGGCAGACTGACCGTAAAGCCCAGCTGGAGGAACTCTCTTTAGCACTGGG